Genomic window (Cucumis sativus cultivar 9930 chromosome 2, Cucumber_9930_V3, whole genome shotgun sequence):
tattttattaatattttctgtcggaagttttgaaaattcaaaatctgtCTGCCAAAGGATATATTCACTTATCTATTTTTAGAATCAAATACTTTTCCtgcaaatttaattgaattcataatgtaaatattttttttctaaaataaaatataaatagtgttacatttttcatatttgattcgtttatttaatgttatacaaagttaaattaaagagtttttttcGTGAACCATTCTTTCTAATtatcttataatatatatttttcattcttttggttcaatttctttattaagaATACTCTTTTGATGctttaaagtaaaaaaggtTCATTACTCGATCTAGGGATTGACGATTTGCTCTTccaaaaagtagaaaataatgaaaaattggaatGTCCAAAAAAGGAAGCTTCTTCTTACTTTCACCAAAAACGGAAAAACACTACAATATACTAAGTTAATATTATAACAAtacctttttcaaaaaaattgagtgaaagatttgatcatttcacattaaaatcataattgttgttacaattcttttaaaatattattatacacACTTAGTTATCAACTTTcttataaatatgataaaagttAGGTTGAGCTCTCTTAATCTATGAGTAAATTTCGCtacattcatatttatttttaaaacgtttttacctataaaatgaaaaggaaaaatatttgatttaataaaaatatagaaattagaaagtCAAAATATCCTTGGAATTTTATTAACCGGTGGGACCTTACTGCCTCCACGTGCTTCTGGGAACCTTCCATTTTCaccccttttattttttacaaaaagaaaaatgaatattattctttctaattatttctatttcataGCAGCTggataaaatcaaatataaaataaatattaataaaatattttatttttatttacttatttatatatttaaaaaaagaaaaaagaaaaaaagaaaaaggaaaaacccTACTCGTATTGGATTGTAGGGGGCGACCCACCACTctattctctcttctttcttttcatttgtgtcttttatatgtatatccttaccaacattttattaataccTAACTAaatccattattattattataactttcaaattatGTATTTTCATGTCGATATCACACTATTGACAAAAGTTTGTtgtatatatttcttaattattctGTTAATCATCAACCATAACGTTacaaatgtaattaaaaatcatattcatgccattatttattatgtttatttagATAAGTCTCATCCATTTATATGATACTTGATGACACAATGATTTACACGGTCATGAAAACCACTATTTTGAGAGACATATACGTTTGATAATGTTTTAGCACATCCCCTTGATAGGAACATTCCTATATCACATTAAACCATCTCAATTCAACCTATGTATGATGTCATTTACGTGTCACATAGTCGACTTTTTTGGCCCATAATAGAGTGCTCTACTACTTTATATTCTAACTTATtccacatattttttttttcactttttcacCAAGCTAATAAAAAAGATCACTTATCTTGAACATTATACAATATTATGTATTATGATTATGATCTTATGTAATGTAATCACTTGTCactatcatttatttttgggaataaattacattaattaaattggatttctttatttatttttgtgtttgatcGATGGGAATTAAGATTGTGGACAGCTTGATTCATGAACGTATAAAAACCCCCCGTAACcgaagaaaatggaaggattcATTAAAAGACAATTTGAAGGATGATGTTTTTAGTTTGTGGGCATGAGAAAGGAACAGTCACTTTCATGTACCTCTTCagaatattttttgtttccataACCCTAAAATAGTGAATTTCTAGGCTCCACTATATtccaaattcttcaatttctatTAAGTATTTTACTACTTATAACTTTACTTTATAATGgtacaattaataaaatttgtcatGATAGTAACTATATGACTGTATTTAATATAGGATTCAACGATTACTTtgttaaattgtaaaatttaataactaaaCGTGACTTTTTACGTATAAAAAAGGATTGATGTTTCGTACCTAGTTTAGTTTTAGGAGTTAAAGACCTTAATTATTgtcattatatataattattctaattgacatgcaatttaaaattacaaatttcagaagaacaaataattaaataatagaatgaATAATATTCATGATCATTACCTTTCAAGCAtgatacaaaattttcattgacaAAGTTGAAcatcgacaaaatatttaaacataatataaataacaaatattttgattaactTACTTAGAAAATCTTAGACATATTTACATActcatttaaaattgttacatAATACTTTTCATCTAAAATAAATGGACATggagattttaaactttaatttgaagGATATAGAAAATTGGAGGGGCTCACacataaagtttgaaaaggaCAAAGGGATAAACGAAACTTGGAAGTGTGAATCCATGTTAAAGAGAGGGGACCCAACTGTCCTTCCTAAGGGTAGTAACACCTACTAACTTTGAAATAAATTCAAACCATAACTTATATGTATTACATAGTACTTATTTCTTTTGCTACTCATATTTGTTCTCTTCTCCAAAACAAAACTACgtgtatttatataattttgaatttttttcctcaaaattttattgaattatacATCAAATGCCCATATCCATATAGTGATATTGTTGTTACGAGTCATGTGACACATGTAGTTGATGAATAGAGAAATAcatgattttcaaataaactagACATAACATTTATTTAGTAGGCCCAtctctataatttaataaagctTTGGAGTAgcattaaaaattgaaatttacaaattaaggtagatttttttagtacaaattcAGAGTAGAAAAGTTAAACTCGAGTTctgttaaactaaaaaaagagtataaaaTTTCCTTTCGTGAATTTAACTATGCaaagaatattatataaattatgataatgttaaattatattattttttgaattattataatgCATTATggaataatttataattaagaaaaaacaaaacacaaaattggAATCTATAGGattattaaacaattgaataTACGGTTGTAAGTTgtatcataaataataaaataagaaagaggAATACGTGTTGGACGatatgataaatattattgttatttcttcttcgttttcttttgtttttaagaaaaaaagtgggTCCGTCATCGTACAGATATAGTCTGTCCTTTGCTTCCCCTTCCACAACCCCACATGATTTTGTTACCTCTTCTCTTCCCCCATAAATAACGAACCCCATTtcctcatttttcttcaaattctcattctccaaaacaagaaaccaaatcaaaatcattttatttttctcatcaaTGGCGGTGTCCACAAAACTGACGCACACAGCGGTGGTGAAGCAGATTAAGAAGCGGTGTTCCAGTTTAAGAATagcaaaaaagaataagaacaacaacaacaacaacactCACCTCCAATGCGGCGGTGGAGAAGAGATTCCGGTGGATGTCCCCAAAGGCCATTTTGTGGTGTATGTGAGTGAGAATAGAAGCCGTTACATTGTGCCGCTTACGTTTTTAACGAGGCCGGAGTTTCAAATTCTTCTGCAATTGGCTGAGGAGGAATTTGGGTTCAGTCATAATATGGGCCTTACTATCCCTTGTGAGGAGCAAGTCTTTCAATCTCTCACTTCCATGCTTCGATAAAACAGACTCGAACTCAatggttttcctttttcttgtttagACTGTGAATCTAACTGTATTTAGGGTTAGGGAGAGAATAATTTTCTCTCCTCGGAGAGCTGTTTTCcgttattgatatatatacattcatCGGAATTGTGCTCGAGAAATTATTGAAagagatttgaaaaattgtatttgaaatCTGTATCCGAAGATTAATTATTAGAGCTATACagatttaaatcttttatcCTATACTCACTATTCACTTATTTAGTTAATGTTTGTTCTTAAATTCTCAATACACTCAAAAGTACAaaattgtccttttttttcttctctctttttatttggttttcttGTTTCTCCGTAAATTATAATGAagcttttttgttcttttagtttttatatacatatattggtttctttctttagttaattattttagttattttctaTAGCATGGGAATTGATTTAATctatgaaatttgattttgttgttttcacACAAACACCAatagtttataattaataataatagtttcaTTGGTGAGGCCAATCGTTCATAACTAAACgtaattttaaatactatagataaatagaaacataatatctatatttctatttatcGAAAAGAATAGTCTATCTAACACATcttttaatattgatataaaCATAacttgataaagaaaaacatttattaattatttttatttattcgtACGTATATATACGTGTGTCAAAATCACGTAATGATTATATTTAGTTGTAAGtaatgatatttaaacgaGAATTaggattaaataaaaaagaaaaaaaagaacaaaaatgcaAAGAAGATTATGATGAATGCATATAATTGAAGGGGAAATAATTGGATTAGGTTTAGGTCAAGTGAAGATGAAGTTggaattataataaaataataacaataataataataattaaagaaaatatttatgttatacgaaaaatatatatataaataatccGTACGATTCATAACAGAGTGGCTAAGAGAGTT
Coding sequences:
- the LOC101207944 gene encoding auxin-responsive protein SAUR50 encodes the protein MAVSTKLTHTAVVKQIKKRCSSLRIAKKNKNNNNNNTHLQCGGGEEIPVDVPKGHFVVYVSENRSRYIVPLTFLTRPEFQILLQLAEEEFGFSHNMGLTIPCEEQVFQSLTSMLR